ATCATCTTCCGGTAGAGGTAGGACCACGAAGGCTCGCCGTGGAGACACAGGATGACCTCCGCCTCCTTTGGTCCCTCGTCCACGTAGTGGATCCGAAGCGTCCCGCCCTCGCCGTCCGGCACCTCGAGGTAGTTGGGCCGGAACGGGTATCCGGGCAGGTCCTGGAATCGCTCCTCGGGCGTTCGAAGCTTTTTCATCGTGGGTTTCCTCCTTTCCCGTGCGGCCGCGCGCGACCGGTTCGCCTCGACCGCGCGGTTCGACCGCCCGAGCCAACATCAAATGCCGCCCGAGTGCAAAGGGGCGCCTCTTGCCAGGGGCGAGGGTGAGTGCCACAAGGACGCCGTGAACCCACAAGGAGCGGAGCGCCTTCCGACCGAGGGAGCGCGCTTCGAGCTCGGAAAGGAAGGAGACGCGATCCTCGTCGAGGTCGCAGGCCGCTGGCAACTCGAGGGGGAGCTTCCGTCGCCGGAGGACGTAGAGAAGGAAATCGAACGGACGAAGCCGGTCCGGGTGGTTTTCGAGGGGAGCCGCGTCGCGGAATGGGACACCTCGCTCCTCGCCTTTCTTTTCCGGCTGAGCGAGCGCTGCCGGGAGCTCGGCGTGGAAACCGACCGCTCGCGGCTTCCCGCCGGGCTCCGTCGTCTTCTCGAGCTGGCCGAAGCCGTGCCCGAAGCCGAGGAGGCCCGGCGAGAAGAGGCGCCTCGCTCCTTTCTCGCGCGTGTCGGGGAAGCGACCGAGGCCGCTCTCGGCGAGGCGGCCGAGTTCCTTTCCTTCGTGGGCGAGGTCACGCTCGCACTCGTGGCCCTCGCGCGCGGCCGCGCGCGCTGCCGGCTTTCGGACTTCCTCCTCATGGTGCAGCGCTGCGGCGCCGACGCCCTTCCGATCGTGACGGTGATCAGCTTTCTCGTGGGACTCATCCTCGCGTTCGTCGGGGCCATCCAGCTCCAGCAGTTCGGGGCGTCCATTTACGTGGCCGACCTCGTCGGCATCGCCATGGTACGGGAGATGGGCGCCATGATGACGGGAATCGTCATGGCCGGCCGCACCGGAGCGGCCTTTGCGGCCGAGCTCGGCACGATGAAGGTGACCCAGGAAGTCGACGCGCTCCGGACGACCGGGATCTCCCCGACGGAGTTTCTCGTGCTGCCTCGACTTCTCGCCCTCTTTTTCATGATGCCGCTTCTCTGCGTGTACTCGGACTTCGTGGGGGTGCTCGGCGGGGCAGCCGTGGGGGTCTCGATGCTGGGCCTCTCCTGGACCACCTACTACACGCAAACGACGGCCGCGGTCACGCTCGGCCACCTCTTCGGCGGTATTCTCAAGGCCGCCACGTACGGGGCGCTCGTCGCCGTGGCCGGATGCCTGCGGGGGATGCAGTGCGGGCGGAGCTCGGCGGCGGTCGGGGAAGCCGCCACCTCGGCGGTGGTGACTTCGATCGTGCTGATCATCGGCGCCTGCGGGGTTTACGCCGTCGTTTTTTACATCCTGGGGATCTGAGGACCGCGACGTCCCGGAGGCACGAGCGTTTTCGGTCGGTGGTATGGCGAAACGCGCGAACGTAACGCTGATCGGTGGCTTCGTCGTCGGCGCGGCGGCACTCGTCGTCCTCGGTATCACGCTCTTCGGCTCGGGTCGCCTCTTCCGCGAAACCCACGAGTACGTCCTCTACTTCGACAGTTCGGTGAACGGCCTCACGGTCGGTGCCCCGGTCAAGTTCAAGGGAGTCGAGGTGGGCTCCGTCAAGGACATCCTCCTGAGTCTCGACGGCCAGGGGTTCGGCGACGTTCGCATTCCCGTGATCATCGAACTCGACGCGGAGAAAATCACCGAAAAGGGGGTCCAGCTCGACCTCGACGACCCCCGGACGATGGAAAACCTGATCCGACAGGGCCTCCGGGCTCGGCTGAGCACCGAAAGCATCGTGACGGGGCTCCTCTACGTCTCGCTCGATTTCCACCCGGGTACGCCCATCGACCTCGTCAAGCCCCCGAACGTGCCCTACCAGGAGATTCCCACGCTGCCCACGATCCTCGAAGAGGCCCAGACCGCAGCCTCCGAAATCATCGCCAAATTCCAGGAAATCGACCTGGCCAAGCTCGTGGACTCCGCCACCGAGACCATGCAGTCGCTCAACGAGATCCTGCGTTCCCCCACGCTACGCGCCGCCGTGGAGTCTCTCGACGGTACCGTCGAAAACCTCGACCGAACGGTGGCGAGCATCCGCAAACTCGCCGAGGACTTGAACTCGCACCTGGGTGGCGTAACCAAAAGCCTCGAGCGCACGGCCGGGGAGGCGACGCGCGCGCTCGAAGAGGCACGCCTCACTCTCGAAGCACTGCGCGAGCTCGCCGAACCCGGTTCCCCCCTCACGCACCAGATCGGCAAGACGATGGAGGACGTAGCGGCTGCGGCTCGGGCGTTCCGCAACCTCGCCGAGTACCTCGAACGGAACCCGAGCGCCATCCTTCGAGGTCGGGGAGGAGACGAAGAGCGATGAACGGCGGCAATTCGAAGGATGTCCCCCTCGGCCGTACCCGTGCCGCGAGCGCGCGCTCGCGGTCGATCCGGGCGGCCCTGCTGTCCGCGGCGTTGCTCTCTTCCTGCGCGTTCCTCGCACCGCGCCCGGACCCCTCCCGGTTTTACGTCCTCGCACCCGTTCCTCCACCCGAGAAACCCGTCCCCGCGTTCGAAGCCGTTCTCGGTCTCGGTCCGGTGGACTTTCCCGACTACCTCGAGCGCCCCAACTTCGTCGTGCGCCTCTCGTCGACCCGCCTCGACTTCTCGGAGCGAAGTCGCTGGGCGGAGCCACTCGACGCGAACTTCCAGCGAACGCTCGCCGAGAACCTCTCCCGGCTCTTGCGACCGAAGAAGATCGAGTCGTTCCCCTGGTTCGGCAACCCACGGCTCGATTACCAGGTCGAAATCGAAGTGCTCGAGTTCGAGGTCGACGCCGAGGGCACAGCCCGGCTCGCCGCACGGTGGGCGCTCCGTGACGGGAAAACGAAAAAGCTCCTGGACTCGGGAGAAGCGAGGTTCGAAGAACCGTCGGAAGGGAAAACGACGGCCGCGAGGGTCGCGGCCCTGAGCCGGGCGCTCGGGAAATTTTCGGACGAGCTGGCCCGAGCGCTGCGCCGTGTCGCCTCGGGGGGTCGCCCGGCGTGAGAGCCAGGCTCGCTCTGGCTCTTCTCGCGTCGCTTGCCGTCTGGAGCTGTGGCGGCGACTCCCCCGAGCAGGATTTCCTGGACGGAGTTTCGGTCCGCGAAGAGGTCTTCCTCGACCCGAGCCGCCCCACTCCTCCGACGGCGAATTTCCCGGGTTCGGAGGACCGGACGCTCCGCACGCTCGTGTGGTTTCCCGAGGGAATCCGAGGCCCGCTTCCCCTGCTCCTTCTCGCGCACGGCTTCGGCGGACTCCCCGAGAAGTTCGACGCGTTCGCCCGTTCGGTGGCCCGCGGGGGTTTCGTCGTCGCGGCTCCGGCCTTTCCCCTGACGAACCAGAACGCACCCGGGGGACACGAGGTGGGATTTTCCGACTTTACGAACGAGCCGGGGGACCTCTCCTTCGTCCTCGACGAGCTTCTGGAAGCGGGCGCCGACGCCGGCCACCCGCTCGGCGGAAGGATCGACGCGGGGCGGATCGCCGTCCTCGGGCACTCTCTCGGGGGAGCCGCTGCCTTCGCGCTCGGCCGCAAGGTCTGCTGCCGGGACGAACGCGTGCGGGCCACGATCCTGGTGGCCGCAGCCTGGAGTCTCCATACGGCTTTCGGCGGCACCGCGTTCGACCCCGGGCCTCCGCCGACGCTCCTTCTCCACGGAACGCAGGACCGGACGCTCGCGATCGCAAGTTCGGAAGCCCTCTACGAGCTTCTTTCGCCGCCCCGGATTTTCCTCGGCATCGAGGGCGGGGGACACAGCGACGGGCTCGAAAGCCAGGAAGAGCCTCCCGTCGTGCCGCGCCGGGTGACGCAGGAGGCGACCCTGGCTTTTTTGCGGGCCGTCTTTTTCGGCGAAGTGGCCGAGCTCGAGAAGCTCCTCGAGCGTCTCCGGGCCGAGGGACACGACGTGCGGTTCGACGGAATCGAGCTGCTTTCCGGCCGTTGACCCGAGCACGGCCGAGCGGATAGGTTCGGGGCGTTTTTCCTCGGGGGAATCTCGATGCGAAAGCTGGCCATCACGTTCGACTGGCAGGGTGACCTCGACCGCGAGCGCGCCTACGAGCGCGTGGGCATCGCCGATCGTGTCGGAGTCGACTCCGTGTGGGTCCCCGAGGCGTGGGGGCGCGACTGTTTCACGACCCTCGCACTCCTGGCCGACCGGACGAAAAGAATCCGGCTCGGAACGGGGATCGTGAACGTCTACTCCCGCACGCCCGCGGCGCTCGCACAGCATTTCGCGACCCTCGACGAGCTTTCCGGAGGCCGGATGATCGCGGGCTTCGGGACGAGCGGCGCCCT
The sequence above is a segment of the Candidatus Binatia bacterium genome. Coding sequences within it:
- a CDS encoding ABC transporter permease, yielding MPPECKGAPLARGEGECHKDAVNPQGAERLPTEGARFELGKEGDAILVEVAGRWQLEGELPSPEDVEKEIERTKPVRVVFEGSRVAEWDTSLLAFLFRLSERCRELGVETDRSRLPAGLRRLLELAEAVPEAEEARREEAPRSFLARVGEATEAALGEAAEFLSFVGEVTLALVALARGRARCRLSDFLLMVQRCGADALPIVTVISFLVGLILAFVGAIQLQQFGASIYVADLVGIAMVREMGAMMTGIVMAGRTGAAFAAELGTMKVTQEVDALRTTGISPTEFLVLPRLLALFFMMPLLCVYSDFVGVLGGAAVGVSMLGLSWTTYYTQTTAAVTLGHLFGGILKAATYGALVAVAGCLRGMQCGRSSAAVGEAATSAVVTSIVLIIGACGVYAVVFYILGI
- a CDS encoding paraquat-inducible protein B: MAKRANVTLIGGFVVGAAALVVLGITLFGSGRLFRETHEYVLYFDSSVNGLTVGAPVKFKGVEVGSVKDILLSLDGQGFGDVRIPVIIELDAEKITEKGVQLDLDDPRTMENLIRQGLRARLSTESIVTGLLYVSLDFHPGTPIDLVKPPNVPYQEIPTLPTILEEAQTAASEIIAKFQEIDLAKLVDSATETMQSLNEILRSPTLRAAVESLDGTVENLDRTVASIRKLAEDLNSHLGGVTKSLERTAGEATRALEEARLTLEALRELAEPGSPLTHQIGKTMEDVAAAARAFRNLAEYLERNPSAILRGRGGDEER